One part of the Tunicatimonas pelagia genome encodes these proteins:
- a CDS encoding sulfatase: MKNLLNPSIIYHSLPVLRIFVFLAGIFTTRLLQAQEASPPNVLFIASDDLNDWIGALNGHPQVQTPNIDRLAARGTLFTNAHTQAPLCNPSRVSIMTGLRPTTTGIYGLAPRHRQVERTKDVVTLPQYFAANGYRTMSGGKVFHAGITPEERKVEFQEWGPDGGHVPMPERKIVTAPLDMVNHPFIDWGVYPKDDETAMDDYKVASWAVDQLKQLGEEKNNEEPFFLAVGFNKPHVPLYTTQKWFDLYPEADVMLPTAPEGDRDDVPDFAWYLHWFLPEPRLSWVIENNQWQAKVRAYLAAISFMDAQVGRVLDALEEQGLDDNTIIVFWSDHGYHLGEKDITGKNTLWERSTRVPLIFAGPGVSVGMQSSQPAELLDMYPTLVALAGLPQQEATEGLSLLPQLKNPDTPRERPAITTHNPGNHSVRSERWRYIRYADGSEELYDHLRDPEEWANLAGNSEYAEVITELAAWLPAEDAPLAPGSRARILVQKDGEWLWEGKPIKFDELIR; encoded by the coding sequence TTGAAAAATCTGCTCAACCCTAGTATCATTTATCATTCATTGCCGGTATTACGAATATTCGTTTTCCTCGCAGGAATTTTCACTACTAGACTTCTGCAAGCGCAGGAGGCTAGTCCTCCCAATGTGCTGTTTATTGCGAGTGACGATCTTAACGACTGGATTGGTGCTCTTAACGGACATCCGCAGGTGCAAACTCCTAATATTGACCGCTTAGCGGCTCGGGGCACGCTCTTTACTAATGCTCATACGCAAGCCCCGCTATGCAATCCTTCGCGAGTCAGTATTATGACCGGACTGCGCCCCACAACTACCGGAATATACGGACTTGCTCCGCGTCATCGGCAAGTAGAGAGAACAAAAGATGTGGTAACGTTACCTCAGTACTTTGCGGCGAATGGCTATCGTACTATGTCGGGAGGGAAAGTGTTTCACGCGGGTATCACTCCCGAAGAACGGAAAGTTGAATTTCAGGAGTGGGGTCCTGACGGCGGGCACGTCCCCATGCCAGAGCGAAAAATCGTTACCGCCCCGCTGGATATGGTGAATCACCCGTTTATAGACTGGGGAGTGTATCCAAAAGACGATGAAACCGCAATGGACGATTATAAGGTAGCTAGTTGGGCCGTAGATCAACTGAAGCAACTGGGCGAGGAGAAGAATAACGAAGAACCATTTTTCCTGGCCGTAGGATTTAACAAACCCCACGTTCCACTGTATACTACCCAAAAGTGGTTTGATCTTTACCCGGAAGCAGATGTCATGTTGCCTACAGCCCCGGAGGGTGACCGCGATGATGTGCCGGATTTTGCGTGGTACCTGCACTGGTTTTTACCGGAGCCTCGCCTATCGTGGGTGATAGAAAATAATCAGTGGCAAGCGAAGGTGCGCGCGTACCTGGCCGCTATCAGTTTTATGGATGCTCAGGTAGGTCGGGTGTTAGATGCGCTGGAAGAACAAGGGTTAGACGATAACACTATCATTGTGTTTTGGTCAGATCATGGCTATCATCTAGGTGAGAAAGATATTACCGGTAAAAATACGCTTTGGGAGCGGTCAACTCGGGTTCCACTAATCTTTGCTGGCCCGGGAGTATCAGTCGGAATGCAGTCATCGCAGCCCGCCGAGCTACTAGATATGTACCCTACGTTGGTAGCACTGGCCGGACTGCCTCAGCAGGAAGCAACAGAAGGACTCTCGCTCTTACCCCAGCTAAAGAATCCAGACACACCTCGGGAGCGCCCTGCCATCACTACGCATAATCCGGGTAACCATTCGGTGCGCTCCGAGCGGTGGCGCTACATCCGTTACGCGGACGGCTCCGAAGAACTTTACGATCACCTTCGCGACCCCGAGGAGTGGGCTAATCTGGCAGGGAATTCTGAATACGCCGAGGTGATTACCGAGCTTGCGGCTTGGCTGCCCGCCGAAGACGCACCACTGGCTCCGGGTAGTCGGGCTCGTATCCTAGTTCAAAAAGATGGTGAGTGGCTGTGGGAAGGAAAGCCAATCAAGTTCGACGAACTGATTCGCTAG
- a CDS encoding nucleotidyltransferase family protein, producing MTSFNIIEQNIANLNELCEQFKVKRLYAFGSVITDRFAPEKSDLDLLVELEEMSPIERGEKLIALWESLEDLFARKVDLLTDQPIKNPYLRASVEETKQLIYERGSEKVFS from the coding sequence ATGACTTCCTTCAATATCATAGAGCAGAATATCGCTAATCTCAATGAACTGTGTGAACAGTTTAAAGTAAAGCGGTTGTATGCCTTCGGCTCGGTCATTACTGATCGGTTCGCTCCTGAAAAAAGTGATTTGGATTTATTGGTAGAGTTAGAGGAAATGTCACCGATAGAACGAGGAGAAAAATTGATTGCTTTATGGGAATCCTTGGAAGATCTATTTGCCCGGAAAGTTGATTTATTAACCGATCAACCAATAAAAAATCCGTACTTGCGAGCCAGTGTAGAAGAAACCAAGCAACTGATCTATGAGCGAGGAAGCGAAAAAGTTTTTAGCTGA
- a CDS encoding SH3 domain-containing protein: MMNFQKVLRKFILTSLLVCLNIVGTQIVWADAPIDPLITEADSLYKLRQYTESFRLYEQLFYEKQQASPAMLLKMAFIQESLDEYSEALYYLNEYYQATSDELAIEKMRELSTEHQLRGYEYTDYDLFYNLLRKYRYFIIFGIIAILLVSLAYTAFRKSEHQSRFNGLRLGMLVAIGLLFYVTNYSVGPSLAIIMNDYVPIMNGPSSGADVVYITEKGHRVQVEGEDDVWAKIEWNGETAYIRQSNLRPI; encoded by the coding sequence ATGATGAATTTCCAAAAGGTACTTCGCAAATTTATACTTACCTCGCTGTTGGTTTGTCTTAACATCGTTGGAACTCAAATAGTTTGGGCAGATGCTCCGATTGATCCTTTAATCACCGAGGCGGATTCGCTGTACAAACTTCGGCAGTATACCGAGTCTTTCCGGCTGTACGAACAGCTATTTTACGAGAAACAGCAAGCCTCGCCAGCTATGCTGCTAAAAATGGCCTTCATTCAGGAGAGTTTAGACGAATACAGCGAAGCATTGTATTACCTAAACGAGTACTATCAGGCTACATCAGATGAACTGGCTATTGAGAAAATGAGAGAACTTTCTACCGAGCACCAGCTTCGCGGGTATGAGTATACGGACTACGACCTTTTCTATAACTTACTCCGTAAGTATCGGTACTTCATCATCTTTGGAATCATTGCAATACTGTTAGTGTCGCTGGCGTATACCGCCTTCCGAAAATCAGAGCATCAATCTCGCTTCAACGGACTAAGGCTAGGTATGCTGGTAGCCATCGGACTGCTGTTTTACGTGACCAACTACTCGGTAGGCCCGTCCTTGGCAATCATTATGAATGATTACGTTCCCATTATGAATGGCCCCTCTTCGGGGGCAGATGTGGTTTACATCACCGAGAAAGGCCACCGAGTGCAGGTAGAGGGGGAGGATGATGTGTGGGCAAAAATTGAGTGGAACGGTGAAACGGCCTACATCCGCCAAAGTAATCTCCGACCCATTTGA
- the hflX gene encoding GTPase HflX: MIEPFSTALRKETAVLVALINQKQPEHKTHEYLDELAFLAETSGAITLERFTQRLEKPDVTTFVGKGKLKEIEQYIKAHEVDMVIFDDDLTPSQVRNIELALKCKVLDRSLLILNIFSIRAKTAQAKSQVELAQYQYILPRLTKMWTHLSKQKGGIGMRGPGEKELETDRRIVRDRIALFSKKLEKLDKQSATRRKSRQKVVRVALVGYTNVGKSTLMRLLSKSDVFAEDKLFATVDSTVRKVVINQIPFLLTDTVGFIRKLPHTLIECFKSTLDEIREADILLHVVDVSHPSFEEQIQIVNKTLSEIGTADKPTILVFNKVDQLLNAKHEMNGQDNGEYDYQPPVTLKELEKTNLGQNGAAGDPEDTIFISAEKKINIDKLRQAIYEKVADKYFTIYPNYARTDYHSMYNDSDV, from the coding sequence ATGATAGAACCCTTTTCAACGGCTCTTCGGAAAGAAACGGCCGTACTGGTTGCGCTAATTAACCAGAAACAACCGGAACATAAAACCCACGAATACCTGGATGAGCTAGCATTTCTGGCAGAAACCTCAGGAGCGATTACACTGGAGCGATTTACTCAGCGATTAGAGAAACCAGATGTCACCACCTTTGTGGGCAAAGGAAAGCTGAAAGAGATAGAGCAGTACATAAAGGCTCACGAGGTAGATATGGTTATTTTTGACGATGACTTAACTCCTTCGCAGGTTAGAAATATTGAGTTGGCACTAAAGTGTAAGGTGCTGGATAGAAGTTTATTAATTCTAAATATCTTTTCCATTCGGGCAAAAACGGCTCAAGCTAAATCGCAGGTAGAGTTGGCGCAGTATCAGTACATTTTACCTCGCCTGACCAAGATGTGGACCCACCTTTCCAAACAAAAGGGCGGTATCGGAATGCGCGGACCGGGGGAGAAAGAACTGGAAACTGACCGCCGGATTGTGCGGGATAGAATTGCGCTATTCAGCAAAAAGTTGGAAAAGCTGGACAAGCAAAGTGCTACCCGACGCAAATCGCGCCAAAAGGTAGTACGAGTAGCCTTGGTGGGTTACACCAACGTAGGAAAATCTACGCTGATGCGCTTACTTTCCAAATCGGATGTGTTTGCTGAGGACAAGCTTTTTGCCACGGTAGATTCTACGGTACGTAAGGTAGTTATCAACCAAATTCCGTTCTTACTGACCGATACGGTGGGATTTATCCGCAAACTACCCCACACGCTGATTGAGTGCTTTAAATCTACGCTAGATGAGATTCGTGAAGCCGACATACTGTTGCACGTAGTGGATGTTTCGCATCCTTCGTTTGAGGAGCAAATTCAGATCGTGAATAAAACGCTATCTGAGATTGGCACCGCCGACAAGCCCACTATTCTGGTGTTTAATAAAGTGGATCAACTGCTGAACGCTAAGCACGAAATGAACGGTCAGGATAATGGCGAGTACGATTATCAGCCCCCGGTTACGCTGAAAGAATTAGAGAAAACTAACCTAGGGCAAAATGGTGCGGCTGGCGATCCAGAAGACACAATCTTCATTTCAGCCGAAAAGAAGATCAACATTGACAAGCTTCGTCAGGCCATTTACGAGAAAGTAGCCGACAAATATTTTACCATTTACCCCAACTACGCCCGCACGGATTATCACAGTATGTATAATGATTCAGATGTTTGA
- a CDS encoding DUF481 domain-containing protein, translating into MPSQTPNVTYISIVTYCQATCRTSIIILLSLLTTTHGFGQILNVEKERMKGDSANYFLGTVGLSFNANNQSLTNDGTEKSFVGLTANSDAAYFSTYHSFLLIGQLQYTATSETAINSAGYGHFRINWLRKNIISYENFVQIQYDQGRGMQSRRLAGGGVRFRIYREEKSSLFAGTGVMYEREEWEQPSGEGGSVALGLWKNSSYLTSRLQLRENIAFGSIAYFQTGYDPDQDFFRHRVSGDINILINVTSKLALQTAVGLAYENRPVVPIPKFVYRVTNGIQLNF; encoded by the coding sequence TTGCCAAGCCAAACTCCTAACGTAACCTACATTAGCATAGTGACTTATTGCCAGGCTACTTGCCGTACATCTATTATTATCTTACTCAGTCTTCTTACTACAACGCACGGCTTCGGTCAGATACTAAACGTAGAGAAAGAACGTATGAAGGGTGATTCCGCCAATTATTTTTTAGGTACTGTAGGGCTTAGCTTTAATGCTAATAACCAAAGCCTAACCAATGATGGCACCGAAAAGTCATTTGTGGGCTTAACAGCTAATTCGGATGCTGCCTACTTCTCTACCTACCACAGCTTTCTGCTAATTGGGCAACTACAATACACGGCTACCAGCGAAACAGCTATCAACAGCGCGGGATACGGTCACTTTCGGATTAACTGGTTGCGGAAAAATATTATTTCTTACGAAAACTTTGTGCAAATTCAGTACGATCAGGGACGAGGTATGCAGTCGCGCCGATTGGCTGGGGGTGGAGTGCGCTTTCGTATCTATCGGGAAGAAAAATCCAGCTTATTTGCCGGAACGGGAGTGATGTACGAACGGGAAGAGTGGGAACAGCCCAGCGGTGAGGGTGGCAGCGTAGCTCTGGGGTTGTGGAAAAACAGTAGTTACTTAACTAGTCGCTTGCAACTACGCGAAAATATTGCCTTTGGTTCTATTGCCTACTTCCAAACGGGCTACGATCCCGATCAGGATTTCTTTCGCCATCGGGTAAGTGGCGATATAAATATTCTGATCAATGTCACTTCCAAACTAGCTTTGCAAACCGCCGTAGGGCTCGCTTACGAAAACCGTCCGGTAGTTCCTATTCCTAAGTTCGTTTACCGGGTTACTAACGGCATTCAGTTGAATTTTTGA
- a CDS encoding HepT-like ribonuclease domain-containing protein, with protein MSEEAKKFLADIRHAIELLEDFLGEITSFLEYQKDLKTKSAVERQLGIIGEAVNQYRKLEDNKELSHTRQIVDFRNRLIHSYDNIDDAIVWVIIKKHIPTLKEEVQKELENE; from the coding sequence ATGAGCGAGGAAGCGAAAAAGTTTTTAGCTGATATTAGACATGCTATTGAGCTTCTGGAAGATTTTTTGGGGGAAATCACCAGTTTTCTTGAGTATCAAAAAGATTTGAAAACTAAAAGTGCTGTTGAAAGACAGTTAGGAATTATAGGCGAAGCAGTAAATCAATATAGAAAGCTAGAAGACAATAAGGAGTTAAGTCATACTCGCCAAATCGTAGATTTTAGAAACCGACTAATTCACTCTTACGACAATATTGATGATGCGATCGTATGGGTGATTATTAAGAAGCATATTCCTACCTTAAAAGAGGAAGTACAAAAAGAATTAGAAAACGAATAG
- a CDS encoding PhoPQ-activated pathogenicity-related family protein, translating to MHTKIFISLLLALLIFSFQVEKSEPVTAKTALQSYLENGDDSFAWEVKESFSAEGITAHELLLTSQQWREHTWTHQLTVLVPQEIKYDGALLFITGGSVKDGQPKWKNQDEEMMQSFGAVAAQNSAIVAIIRQVPNQPLYDNLKEDELISFTLDNFRKDNDYTWPLLFPMTKSAIRAMDAIQEFSKSELNQDISRFVVSGASKRGWTTWLTGASDERVAAIAPMVIDMLNMPVNLDYQVEVWGDYSVQIQDYVELGIPQDVHSEDGSEITQMIDPYSYRDKLTMPKMLFIGANDEYWPIDAVKNYFDDIPGENFIHYVPNAGHDLGDGKQALQALSAFFGTTLRKEEYPTCEWDIAEKNDEITLKIKATPDPLVDVVLWSADSEDRDFRDEEWVSQSLGVKNQKNIKTTVNYPTSGFKAFYVDLKYTDANGSVYSKSTQSYVADEDEVFINSTVN from the coding sequence ATGCATACCAAGATTTTTATTTCCCTGCTTTTAGCACTACTCATTTTTTCTTTTCAAGTTGAAAAATCGGAACCGGTCACCGCCAAAACTGCGCTACAAAGCTACCTGGAAAACGGCGATGATTCGTTTGCTTGGGAAGTGAAAGAGTCGTTTAGTGCCGAGGGGATTACCGCACACGAACTATTACTCACTTCCCAACAATGGCGTGAGCATACCTGGACACATCAGTTAACCGTGCTGGTTCCTCAGGAAATCAAGTACGATGGAGCATTACTGTTTATCACCGGAGGAAGTGTGAAAGACGGACAACCTAAATGGAAAAATCAAGATGAAGAGATGATGCAAAGTTTCGGAGCGGTAGCCGCTCAAAATAGTGCGATTGTGGCTATCATCCGGCAGGTTCCTAATCAACCACTGTACGATAATCTAAAAGAAGACGAACTAATCTCCTTTACGCTGGATAACTTCCGCAAAGATAATGATTATACTTGGCCACTACTGTTTCCGATGACGAAGAGTGCAATACGGGCGATGGACGCTATTCAGGAGTTTTCCAAAAGTGAATTGAATCAAGATATTTCTCGCTTTGTAGTTTCGGGAGCTTCCAAACGAGGTTGGACTACCTGGCTGACCGGAGCCAGCGACGAGCGAGTAGCCGCCATTGCTCCAATGGTTATCGATATGCTGAACATGCCTGTTAATCTCGATTATCAAGTAGAGGTGTGGGGGGATTATAGTGTGCAAATTCAGGACTACGTAGAGTTAGGAATTCCGCAGGATGTGCATTCCGAAGACGGTAGCGAGATTACCCAAATGATTGATCCCTACTCGTATCGGGATAAGCTTACCATGCCGAAGATGCTATTTATTGGTGCCAACGATGAGTACTGGCCGATAGACGCGGTGAAGAACTACTTTGACGATATTCCCGGCGAGAACTTTATTCATTACGTACCCAACGCCGGTCACGATCTGGGGGACGGAAAACAGGCACTGCAAGCACTTAGTGCTTTCTTTGGGACCACCCTTCGGAAAGAAGAGTATCCAACATGCGAGTGGGATATTGCTGAAAAGAATGATGAAATTACGTTAAAAATAAAAGCTACGCCTGACCCGCTGGTAGATGTCGTACTATGGTCAGCCGATTCGGAAGATCGGGATTTTCGAGATGAAGAATGGGTAAGTCAGAGTTTGGGCGTCAAGAATCAAAAGAACATTAAAACGACCGTTAATTATCCAACCTCGGGTTTCAAAGCCTTTTACGTAGACTTAAAATACACCGATGCCAACGGTAGCGTGTATTCCAAAAGCACTCAGTCCTACGTGGCTGATGAAGACGAAGTATTCATTAATAGTACAGTAAATTAA
- a CDS encoding FKBP-type peptidyl-prolyl cis-trans isomerase gives MRIDDNTIVTMRYELRERDQQGPVMEVMDTAYPFIFFYPSDNLLQSFQDQIRGLPAGDPFEFIIPSEKAYGLHQASNVVDIPVERFVVDDEMAETIRDVGQYVAVTGEDGQQRNGLIVEKTATHLKVDLNHAMAGKDLHFSGRILFVRKAKPDEIIQKRYIMADGIRF, from the coding sequence ATGCGAATAGATGATAACACCATTGTAACGATGCGTTACGAGCTGCGGGAGCGCGACCAGCAAGGCCCGGTGATGGAAGTGATGGATACTGCCTACCCATTTATTTTTTTCTATCCTTCGGATAATTTGCTTCAGTCGTTCCAAGATCAAATTCGGGGGTTGCCCGCCGGAGACCCATTTGAATTTATTATTCCGAGTGAGAAGGCCTATGGCTTACACCAAGCTAGTAATGTGGTAGATATACCAGTGGAGCGGTTTGTGGTAGATGATGAAATGGCCGAAACTATCCGAGATGTAGGACAGTACGTAGCGGTTACGGGTGAAGACGGACAGCAGCGTAACGGACTCATTGTGGAGAAAACGGCTACGCATTTGAAAGTAGACCTCAACCACGCAATGGCGGGCAAAGACCTACATTTTTCTGGGCGCATTTTGTTTGTGAGAAAAGCTAAACCGGACGAGATTATTCAAAAGCGGTATATCATGGCCGATGGTATCCGTTTTTAA
- a CDS encoding type III pantothenate kinase gives MILAVDIGNSNIALGIYNQRWVQHWRLSTVANKTFDEYAIQLQSLFANSGIPLSAIEQVVMSSVVPPLTATFQRMLAELTQRQPLVISTSLRTDLSIAIDNPHELGTDLLANAVAGHHLIRTDCVVVDFGTALSVVTVSQTGEIQGVCIAPGLESAMKALSTNTAQLPFVPLVPPPSVIGKNTAHAIQSGIVLGYVGLVEGLVSRIENELERTVNVIATGGLAEVIAPLTNRFSRLEPWLTLDGLRLIAALN, from the coding sequence TTGATACTCGCAGTAGACATTGGTAATTCTAACATTGCTTTAGGCATCTACAATCAGCGTTGGGTGCAGCACTGGCGGTTGAGCACCGTAGCTAATAAAACATTCGATGAGTACGCTATTCAGCTACAATCACTGTTTGCGAACAGTGGAATTCCGCTCAGTGCCATTGAACAAGTAGTAATGAGCAGCGTGGTGCCGCCTCTAACCGCTACCTTTCAGCGAATGTTAGCTGAGCTTACCCAGCGGCAACCACTAGTAATTAGTACGTCGCTCCGCACTGATCTGTCTATTGCCATTGACAATCCTCATGAATTGGGTACCGATTTGTTGGCGAATGCTGTAGCCGGTCATCATCTCATTAGGACCGATTGTGTGGTGGTAGACTTCGGTACGGCCCTTTCGGTTGTTACGGTGAGCCAAACAGGCGAGATTCAGGGAGTTTGTATTGCCCCGGGACTAGAGTCAGCCATGAAAGCCCTTTCTACCAATACCGCTCAACTTCCGTTTGTGCCACTAGTGCCACCGCCCTCGGTAATAGGAAAAAATACAGCCCATGCCATTCAGTCGGGGATTGTGCTCGGTTACGTTGGCTTGGTGGAAGGATTGGTTAGCCGGATAGAGAACGAACTGGAGCGAACGGTAAATGTAATAGCCACAGGTGGTTTGGCTGAAGTGATTGCTCCGCTAACCAACCGATTTAGCCGACTAGAGCCTTGGCTCACGTTAGACGGATTACGCCTGATTGCTGCTCTTAATTGA
- a CDS encoding sugar porter family MFS transporter — protein sequence MNQSTTYNQTYLWLISLTAALGGFLFGYDWVVVGGAKPYYEPFFDLNTPALQGWGTSSALVGCMVGALACVALSDRYGRKRLLIFSGALFTLSAIGTALASDFTWFNVYRIIGGVAMGIALNLSPMYIAEVSPPEKRGMFVTINQLLVMIGVLMAQIVNWRISLLDTELPVDATAEIIAQSWSGQNGWRWMFGVEAIPAFAFFALMFLVPESVRWLVKNGRAAEGKQVLQKIGGDAYAQNQINEVKLTLSQEDVSHVNFKQLLNSRILKLVGLGVFLSFLQQWSGLNVIIYYAADIFQAAGYNLQQMMLNIVVIGTVMVLAVIITMLTVDKLGRKTLLLFGTSSMAVVYALIGYCFYADYQGGVIVLLVLANVLFYSITLAPLLWVVLSEIFPNRIRGAAMSIAAFAHWVGNFTLTFSFPTIKESLGWANNFWLYGLICAAGFVVLYLILPETKGKTLEEIEQELVGDTHKKAVASN from the coding sequence ATGAATCAATCAACCACCTACAATCAAACCTATCTTTGGCTTATCAGTCTTACTGCCGCGTTAGGGGGCTTTTTATTTGGCTACGATTGGGTAGTAGTAGGCGGAGCTAAACCCTATTATGAACCCTTCTTTGATTTGAACACTCCGGCACTGCAAGGCTGGGGCACTAGCTCGGCACTGGTAGGTTGTATGGTGGGGGCGTTAGCCTGCGTAGCGCTCAGTGATCGCTACGGACGTAAACGCTTACTTATATTTTCGGGGGCATTGTTCACCTTATCGGCTATAGGTACGGCACTGGCTTCAGATTTTACTTGGTTTAATGTGTACCGGATTATTGGCGGAGTGGCGATGGGTATTGCGCTGAATCTTTCGCCTATGTACATCGCTGAAGTCTCTCCTCCCGAGAAGCGGGGTATGTTTGTGACTATTAATCAACTACTGGTGATGATTGGGGTGCTGATGGCGCAGATTGTAAACTGGCGCATTTCACTGCTTGATACTGAACTGCCAGTAGATGCTACTGCCGAAATAATTGCTCAAAGCTGGAGTGGGCAAAACGGTTGGCGGTGGATGTTTGGGGTAGAAGCTATTCCGGCTTTTGCTTTTTTTGCTCTTATGTTTTTGGTACCCGAAAGTGTGCGCTGGCTGGTAAAAAATGGACGAGCGGCCGAAGGTAAGCAAGTGCTACAAAAGATTGGTGGTGATGCCTACGCGCAAAATCAAATTAACGAAGTGAAGCTCACCCTCTCGCAAGAAGATGTGTCTCACGTCAATTTTAAGCAGCTACTTAACAGTCGCATTCTGAAGCTAGTAGGTTTGGGTGTTTTTCTGTCGTTCTTACAGCAGTGGAGCGGTTTAAATGTGATCATTTACTACGCTGCCGATATTTTTCAGGCGGCGGGCTATAACCTCCAGCAAATGATGCTCAATATTGTGGTGATCGGTACGGTGATGGTACTGGCGGTAATTATCACGATGCTGACGGTAGATAAGCTAGGGCGGAAAACGCTGCTATTATTTGGAACATCCTCAATGGCGGTCGTCTACGCCCTCATCGGTTACTGCTTCTACGCTGATTATCAGGGGGGAGTGATTGTGCTGCTGGTGTTAGCGAATGTGCTGTTTTATTCAATCACGCTGGCACCTTTGCTGTGGGTAGTACTGTCGGAAATTTTTCCCAACCGGATTCGCGGAGCGGCCATGTCCATCGCGGCTTTCGCCCACTGGGTAGGTAATTTTACCTTAACCTTTAGTTTTCCCACTATCAAGGAGAGTCTTGGCTGGGCCAATAACTTCTGGCTCTACGGATTGATCTGTGCTGCCGGATTTGTTGTTCTTTATTTGATCTTGCCCGAAACCAAAGGCAAAACCTTGGAGGAAATTGAACAGGAGCTAGTAGGAGATACGCACAAAAAGGCTGTAGCAAGCAACTGA